A single window of Plectropomus leopardus isolate mb chromosome 12, YSFRI_Pleo_2.0, whole genome shotgun sequence DNA harbors:
- the zgc:66427 gene encoding E3 ubiquitin-protein ligase ZNRF1 encodes MGTRASRLQEDPVPSAFGKDGTKRDSYRRPRCTRPTSLMVDFSGSFEDTEANRSRSEEGSDSDLGQHGASADGSPADHHSIPSTISQASPADDNNSEGKPEEDGSISPEPPVVAEHQSGEETGRTPHRTFSERLPGNRHSSARSVGARSARVRGTHQRPVSEAWIGLYRVNNRHGNIRCPFCSKPFPGGRIEDHLLSCLTSPPLPYNTDVLSKDSGECSICLEDLLQGETIARLACLCVYHKSCIDSWSKVKPCCPEHPFD; translated from the exons ATGGGGACGAGAGCAAGTCGCCTACAGGAAGACCCGGTTCCCTCTGCTTTCGGAAAAGATGGCACAAAGCGGGATTCATATCGGCGACCTCGCTGTACCAGGCCCACCAGTCTCATGGTCGACTTCTCAGGGAGCTTCGAGGACACGGAGGCCAACCGGAGCCGATCGGAGGAGGGCAGTGACTCGGACTTGGGGCAACATGGGGCGAGCGCCGATGGTAGCCCCGCTGACCACCACAGCATCCCCTCTACCATTAGCCAGGCGTCACCTGCGGATGACAACAACAGCGAGGGGAAGCCTGAGGAAGATGGGAGTATTAGCCCGGAGCCTCCTGTCGTAGCGGAACATCAGTCCGGGGAGGAGACAGGCCGCACGCCCCACCGCACTTTTTCCGAGCGGCTGCCCGGGAATCGGCACTCTTCCGCCCGCAGCGTGGGCGCAAGATCCGCCCGGGTCCGAGGCACGCACCAGCGGCCAGTGTCAGAGGCGTGGATCGGCCTATACCGTGTTAACAACCGTCATGGCA ATATCCGCTGTCCTTTCTGCTCAAAGCCCTTCCCGGGGGGTCGGATCGAGGATCACCTGTTGAGCTGCCTCACGTCTCCTCCCCTACCATACAATA CGGATGTGCTCAGTAAAGACAGCGGAGAGTGCTCCATCTGTTTGGAGGATCTGTTACAGGGAGAGACCATCGCCAGACTGGCTTGCCTCTGCGTCTACCATAAGAG CTGCATTGATTCCTGGTCCAAGGTGAAACCCTGCTGCCCTGAACATCCCTTTGATTGA